Proteins encoded by one window of Streptomyces sp. ALI-76-A:
- a CDS encoding DUF6221 family protein, translating into MDELVQWLTAQLDEDQQAAEEALKRTTTTRRRIGGQWVEDTVQPPEWRRSAWSPARVLREIDAKRRILAECAHWHGKLAKEVVNPSPVPFPALGEVLDAVTPILRALALPYADRPGYREEWRP; encoded by the coding sequence GTGGATGAACTCGTGCAGTGGCTGACGGCCCAGCTCGACGAGGACCAGCAGGCAGCCGAGGAGGCGCTGAAGCGGACGACTACGACGCGCCGGAGGATCGGCGGTCAGTGGGTGGAGGACACGGTCCAGCCACCAGAGTGGCGGCGCTCCGCATGGTCTCCGGCGCGGGTGCTGCGGGAGATCGACGCCAAGCGGCGCATCCTCGCCGAGTGCGCGCACTGGCACGGCAAGCTTGCGAAGGAGGTCGTCAATCCCTCCCCGGTACCGTTCCCGGCGCTCGGTGAGGTACTGGACGCGGTGACCCCGATCCTTCGAGCGCTCGCCCTGCCCTACGCGGACCGACCTGGCTACCGCGAGGAATGGCGTCCGTGA
- a CDS encoding N-formylglutamate amidohydrolase codes for MTPSAEPSFALLPGAADSPVLLHVPHSARQTPADVRAGILLDDEELERELDHLVDAHTAELAEAAAGLCAVTPWRFVNRLSRLVVDPERFPDEREEMLAVGMGAVYTSTTHRAPLRPADTDPEPLIARYFRPYARAMTDAVADRLAVAGRAVIIDVHSYPTRALPYELHGDGPRPPVCLGTDSFHTPGGLLGAAREAFAECGETGLDSPFGGTYVPLEFYGEDPRVSALMVEIRRDTYMSEPGGPAGPGLDRLARALAALVDAVTG; via the coding sequence ATGACGCCTTCCGCCGAACCGTCCTTCGCGCTGCTGCCGGGCGCGGCGGACTCCCCCGTGCTCCTCCATGTGCCGCACTCCGCGCGACAGACACCGGCGGACGTGCGGGCCGGCATCCTGCTCGACGACGAGGAACTGGAGCGGGAGCTGGACCACCTCGTCGACGCGCACACCGCGGAACTCGCCGAGGCGGCGGCAGGACTGTGCGCTGTCACCCCCTGGCGGTTCGTCAACCGGCTGTCCCGGCTGGTCGTGGACCCGGAGCGGTTCCCGGACGAGCGGGAGGAGATGCTCGCCGTGGGGATGGGCGCCGTGTACACGAGCACCACGCACCGCGCGCCGCTGCGGCCCGCGGACACCGACCCCGAGCCGTTGATCGCGCGGTACTTCCGGCCGTACGCGCGGGCGATGACGGACGCGGTGGCCGACCGGCTGGCCGTCGCGGGGCGGGCCGTGATCATCGACGTGCACTCCTACCCCACCCGGGCGCTGCCCTACGAGCTGCACGGCGACGGTCCCCGGCCGCCGGTCTGCCTGGGCACCGACTCCTTCCACACCCCGGGCGGGCTGCTCGGCGCGGCGCGCGAGGCGTTCGCGGAGTGCGGGGAGACCGGACTCGACAGCCCGTTCGGCGGCACGTACGTCCCGCTGGAGTTCTACGGCGAGGACCCCCGGGTGAGCGCCCTGATGGTGGAGATCCGCCGGGACACGTACATGAGCGAGCCGGGCGGCCCCGCCGGACCCGGCCTGGACCGGCTGGCCCGCGCCCTGGCCGCGCTCGTCGACGCCGTGACCGGCTGA
- a CDS encoding DUF5713 family protein — protein MPVSNQQVTAHPFLKGLYEDDYYPDHVLDRGREILLRLCERIETERPVGLAALYALTHAATDEFNDLQAAFEEAGSDIETVAREEIAEDFAYVADAYGFTDADIEELIATRDW, from the coding sequence ATGCCCGTCAGCAACCAGCAGGTGACCGCACACCCCTTTCTCAAGGGGCTCTACGAGGACGACTACTACCCCGACCACGTGCTGGACCGGGGCAGGGAGATCCTGCTGCGGCTGTGCGAGCGCATCGAGACCGAACGGCCCGTCGGCCTCGCGGCGCTGTACGCGCTGACCCATGCCGCCACCGACGAGTTCAACGACCTCCAGGCCGCCTTCGAGGAGGCCGGCAGTGACATCGAGACGGTCGCCCGGGAGGAGATAGCCGAGGACTTCGCGTATGTCGCCGACGCCTACGGCTTCACGGACGCCGACATCGAGGAACTGATCGCCACCCGCGACTGGTGA
- a CDS encoding NADP-dependent isocitrate dehydrogenase yields the protein MTDSTIIYTHTDEAPALATYSFLPVVQAYASQAGVTVETRDISLAGRIVALFPEYLTEDQRIPDALAELGELAKTPEANIIKLPNISASIPQLKAAVAELQSQGYALPDYPDDPKTDEERDIRARYDKVKGSAVNPVLREGNSDRRAPASVKNYAKTHPHRMGAWTPESRTNVATMGVDDFRSTEKSVVISEAGSLRIELVGDDGSTTVLRESVPVLEGEVVDASVMHVAPLREFLTAQIARAKAEGVLFSVHLKATMMKVSDPIIFGHVVRAFFPKTFAKYGETLAAAGLTPNDGLGGIHKGLEALPEGAEIKASFDAELAEGPALAMVDSDKGITNLHVPSDVIVDASMPAMIRTSGHMWGPDGQEADTLAVLPDSSYSGVYQAVIDDCRANGAYDPSTMGSVPNVGLMAQKAEEYGSHDKTFEIPATGTVRLVDQAGNVVIEQAVSAGDIFRACQTKDAPIRDWVKLAVTRARATGNPAVFWLDETRAHDANLIAKVDAYLPEHDTEGLDIRILNPVEATKLSVERIRRGEDTISVTGNVLRDYLTDLFPILELGTSAKMLSVVPLMAGGGLFETGAGGSAPKHVQQLVKENYLRWDSLGEFFALVPSLEQFATVTDNARAKVLADALDRATATFLNEDKSPTRRVGGIDNRGSHFYLSLYWAQELAKQTEDTDLAKAFAAHAETLAANEQKIVDELNAVQGEPADIGGYYQPDPAKAAKIMRPSATWNEALASLS from the coding sequence GTGACTGACTCGACCATCATCTATACGCACACTGACGAGGCCCCGGCCCTGGCGACGTATTCCTTCCTGCCGGTGGTCCAGGCGTACGCCTCGCAGGCGGGTGTCACCGTGGAGACGCGTGACATCTCGCTGGCCGGCCGCATCGTCGCCCTGTTCCCGGAGTACCTCACCGAGGACCAGCGGATCCCGGACGCCCTGGCGGAGCTCGGCGAACTCGCCAAGACGCCCGAGGCGAACATCATCAAGCTGCCGAACATCTCGGCGTCGATCCCGCAGCTCAAGGCCGCGGTCGCCGAGCTGCAGAGCCAGGGCTACGCGCTGCCGGACTACCCGGACGACCCGAAGACCGACGAGGAGCGCGACATCCGCGCCCGCTACGACAAGGTCAAGGGCTCCGCGGTCAACCCGGTCCTGCGGGAGGGCAACTCCGACCGCCGGGCCCCCGCCTCGGTCAAGAACTACGCCAAGACCCACCCGCACCGCATGGGCGCCTGGACCCCCGAGTCCAGGACCAACGTGGCGACCATGGGTGTGGACGACTTCCGCTCCACCGAGAAGTCCGTGGTGATCTCCGAGGCCGGCTCGCTGCGGATCGAGCTGGTCGGCGACGACGGCTCCACCACCGTGCTGCGCGAGTCCGTACCGGTCCTCGAGGGCGAGGTCGTCGACGCCTCCGTCATGCACGTCGCGCCGCTGCGGGAGTTCCTCACCGCGCAGATCGCCCGGGCCAAGGCCGAGGGCGTGCTGTTCTCCGTGCACCTCAAGGCCACGATGATGAAGGTCTCCGACCCGATCATCTTCGGTCACGTGGTGCGCGCCTTCTTCCCTAAGACGTTCGCGAAGTACGGCGAGACACTCGCCGCGGCCGGCCTGACCCCGAACGACGGTCTGGGCGGCATCCACAAGGGTCTGGAGGCCCTGCCCGAGGGCGCCGAGATCAAGGCCTCCTTCGACGCCGAGCTCGCCGAGGGCCCGGCCCTGGCGATGGTCGACTCCGACAAGGGCATCACCAACCTGCACGTGCCGTCCGACGTCATCGTCGACGCCTCGATGCCGGCCATGATCCGCACCTCCGGCCACATGTGGGGCCCGGACGGCCAGGAGGCCGACACCCTCGCGGTGCTGCCGGACTCCAGCTACTCCGGCGTCTACCAGGCCGTGATCGACGACTGCCGCGCCAACGGCGCCTACGACCCGTCGACCATGGGTTCGGTCCCGAACGTCGGCCTGATGGCGCAGAAGGCCGAGGAGTACGGCAGCCACGACAAGACGTTCGAGATCCCGGCCACCGGCACGGTCCGCCTGGTCGACCAGGCCGGGAACGTCGTCATCGAGCAGGCCGTCTCCGCCGGTGACATCTTCCGCGCCTGCCAGACCAAGGACGCCCCGATCCGCGACTGGGTCAAGCTGGCCGTCACCCGCGCCCGCGCCACCGGCAACCCGGCCGTCTTCTGGCTGGACGAGACCCGCGCGCACGACGCCAACCTGATCGCCAAGGTCGACGCGTACCTGCCGGAGCACGACACCGAGGGCCTGGACATCCGGATCCTCAACCCGGTGGAGGCCACCAAGCTGTCGGTGGAGCGCATCCGCCGCGGCGAGGACACCATCTCGGTGACCGGCAACGTCCTGCGTGACTACCTCACCGACCTGTTCCCGATCCTGGAGCTGGGCACCAGCGCCAAGATGCTCTCGGTCGTCCCGCTGATGGCGGGCGGCGGCCTGTTCGAGACGGGTGCCGGCGGCTCCGCGCCGAAGCACGTGCAGCAGCTGGTCAAGGAGAACTACCTGCGCTGGGACTCCCTCGGTGAGTTCTTCGCGCTGGTCCCGTCCCTGGAGCAGTTCGCGACGGTCACCGACAACGCGCGGGCCAAGGTCCTCGCCGACGCCCTCGACCGCGCCACGGCGACCTTCCTCAACGAGGACAAGTCGCCGACCCGTCGCGTCGGCGGCATCGACAACCGCGGCAGCCACTTCTACCTGTCCCTGTACTGGGCGCAGGAGCTGGCGAAGCAGACCGAGGACACGGACCTGGCGAAGGCCTTCGCCGCGCACGCCGAGACGCTCGCCGCCAACGAGCAGAAGATCGTCGACGAGCTGAACGCCGTCCAGGGCGAGCCCGCCGACATCGGCGGCTACTACCAGCCCGACCCGGCCAAGGCCGCGAAGATCATGCGCCCGTCGGCCACGTGGAACGAGGCGCTGGCGTCCCTGAGCTGA
- a CDS encoding M1 family metallopeptidase has protein sequence MRYRTRVTAPATALIGTAAALTVGSVAHAAPAASSPGAETLGDPVFPSLGNDGYRVSAYVLDFAYDATTRLVTATATLRIRTTQALSRFSLDALGLDITSVSVAGRGAGFEQVGEKLRITPVSSLPDQCAATVVVAYTADPRRSLAHTAWVATPDGFAVCPQPDSAHTVFPCNDHPQDKADFTFRLTVPSGLRGVASGSLVNTETLADGRVAYTYRSREPIATEVVQITVGDYVVKSRPGPHGLPLRDVVPTARAAALEPALSLTPGLVSWVEQRLGAYPFETYGLLPCNSDDPAAFDFTGLETQTLTLYKPNYLLQEESKIGSHMMHELVHSYFGNSVSPATWADLWLNEGHADFYGLLYRYERGWADSIGLTTMEARMQNTYARGDQWRKSSGPVASPNAANLFDSQRYLGGVLVLYALRQLVGETVFGSIERTFLERYRDSAASTQDYIAVASEVSGQDLSGFLGDWLFGTKTPRMPGHPDWTVTPATASLVAPNSRRGGHYHDNSATL, from the coding sequence ATGAGATATCGCACCAGAGTGACGGCGCCGGCCACCGCACTGATCGGCACCGCCGCGGCACTGACCGTGGGCTCAGTCGCCCACGCGGCCCCGGCGGCCTCGTCACCGGGCGCCGAGACCCTCGGCGACCCCGTCTTCCCCAGCCTCGGCAACGACGGCTACCGGGTCTCCGCGTACGTGCTGGATTTCGCGTACGACGCCACCACCCGGCTCGTCACCGCCACGGCGACCCTGCGGATCCGCACCACCCAGGCCCTGAGCCGCTTCTCCCTGGACGCCCTCGGCCTGGACATAACCTCCGTCAGCGTCGCGGGCCGCGGGGCAGGCTTCGAGCAGGTGGGGGAGAAGCTGCGGATCACGCCCGTCAGCAGCCTGCCGGACCAGTGCGCGGCCACCGTCGTCGTGGCGTACACCGCGGACCCGCGCCGCTCCCTCGCGCACACCGCCTGGGTCGCCACCCCGGACGGCTTCGCCGTGTGCCCGCAGCCGGACTCGGCGCACACCGTCTTCCCCTGCAACGACCACCCGCAGGACAAGGCGGACTTCACCTTCCGCCTCACCGTGCCCAGCGGGCTGCGCGGCGTGGCGAGCGGTTCCCTGGTGAACACCGAGACCCTCGCCGACGGCCGGGTGGCCTACACCTACCGGTCCCGTGAGCCGATCGCCACCGAGGTCGTGCAGATCACCGTGGGCGACTACGTGGTCAAGAGCCGGCCGGGCCCGCACGGGCTGCCCCTCAGGGACGTCGTGCCGACCGCGCGCGCCGCCGCCCTGGAGCCCGCGCTCTCGCTCACGCCGGGGCTGGTGAGCTGGGTCGAGCAGCGGCTGGGCGCCTACCCGTTCGAGACGTACGGGCTGCTGCCCTGCAACTCCGACGACCCGGCCGCCTTCGACTTCACGGGCCTGGAGACGCAGACCCTCACGCTGTACAAGCCGAACTACCTCCTCCAGGAGGAGTCGAAGATCGGCTCGCACATGATGCACGAGCTGGTCCACTCCTACTTCGGCAACAGTGTCAGCCCCGCCACCTGGGCCGACCTGTGGCTGAACGAGGGCCACGCCGACTTCTACGGGCTGCTGTACCGCTACGAGCGTGGCTGGGCCGACTCGATCGGCCTGACCACCATGGAAGCCCGCATGCAGAACACCTACGCGCGCGGCGACCAGTGGCGCAAATCCTCCGGACCGGTCGCCTCGCCCAACGCGGCGAACCTCTTCGACAGCCAGCGCTACCTGGGCGGCGTCCTCGTCCTGTACGCGCTGCGGCAATTGGTCGGCGAGACGGTGTTCGGCTCCATCGAGCGCACCTTCCTGGAGCGGTACCGCGACTCGGCGGCCTCGACGCAGGACTACATCGCCGTCGCCTCGGAGGTCTCCGGCCAGGACCTGTCCGGCTTCCTGGGGGACTGGCTGTTCGGCACCAAGACCCCCCGGATGCCCGGCCACCCGGACTGGACGGTCACGCCGGCGACCGCGTCGCTCGTCGCGCCGAACAGCCGCAGGGGCGGGCACTACCACGACAACTCGGCCACCCTGTAG
- a CDS encoding mechanosensitive ion channel family protein, with translation MKRDLTVDDLVIAGIAVAAGLLAAFGLRMLLRWLRKHADRTNWGGDDVIVDALRTVLPWAAVAGGAASAAAALPLVAGVQHTVNQVLTVLLIFVVTVAVARIVAGLMQTVTQSRSGVAGSATIFVNITRVLVLAIGFLVVLQTLGISIAPMLTALGVGGLAVALALQDTLANLFAGIHILASKTVQRGDYIRLSSGEEGYVEDINWRQTTIRSLSNNLVVIPNGELAKTNMTNYMRPEQELTILVQAGVAYDSDLEHVERVTIEVVAEVMTEITGALPDHEPLVRFHTFGDSRIGFTVILGVGEFSDQYRIKHEFIKRLHRRYREEGIRIPAPTRTVALQHGAVVIPQQRGAQFEPDEVPSVRLD, from the coding sequence GTGAAGCGCGACCTCACCGTGGACGACCTGGTCATCGCCGGCATCGCGGTGGCCGCGGGCCTGCTGGCGGCGTTCGGGCTGCGCATGCTGCTGCGCTGGCTGCGCAAGCACGCCGACCGCACCAACTGGGGCGGTGACGACGTCATCGTGGACGCGCTGCGGACGGTGCTGCCGTGGGCCGCGGTGGCGGGCGGTGCCGCGTCCGCCGCGGCGGCGCTGCCGCTGGTCGCCGGCGTCCAGCACACCGTCAACCAGGTCCTGACCGTGCTGCTGATCTTCGTCGTCACGGTGGCGGTGGCCCGGATCGTCGCCGGGCTGATGCAGACGGTCACCCAGTCCCGTTCCGGTGTCGCCGGATCGGCCACGATCTTCGTCAACATCACCCGGGTGCTGGTCCTCGCGATCGGTTTCCTGGTGGTGCTACAGACGCTGGGCATCTCCATAGCGCCCATGCTCACCGCCCTCGGGGTCGGTGGCCTGGCCGTCGCTCTCGCCCTCCAGGACACGCTGGCCAACCTGTTCGCGGGCATCCACATCCTCGCCTCCAAGACCGTCCAGCGCGGCGACTACATCAGGCTGAGCAGCGGCGAGGAGGGCTACGTCGAGGACATCAACTGGCGCCAGACGACGATCCGTTCGCTCTCCAACAACCTGGTCGTCATCCCCAACGGGGAGCTCGCCAAGACGAACATGACCAACTACATGCGTCCTGAGCAGGAGTTGACGATCCTGGTGCAGGCGGGGGTGGCCTACGACAGCGACCTGGAGCACGTCGAGCGGGTGACCATCGAGGTCGTCGCCGAGGTGATGACCGAGATCACCGGGGCCCTGCCCGATCACGAGCCGCTGGTCCGTTTCCACACCTTCGGCGACTCCCGCATCGGCTTCACGGTCATCCTGGGCGTCGGCGAGTTCAGCGACCAGTACCGGATCAAGCACGAGTTCATCAAGCGCCTGCACCGGCGCTACCGCGAGGAGGGCATCCGGATCCCGGCGCCCACCCGGACCGTGGCGCTCCAGCACGGCGCGGTGGTCATCCCGCAGCAGCGGGGCGCCCAGTTCGAGCCGGACGAGGTTCCCTCCGTCCGGCTCGACTGA
- a CDS encoding amino acid permease has product MSPSPEPSTSPGVPQDDEERRLRELGYRPVLARRMGGFGNFAISFSVISILSGCMTLYGFGMGAGGPAVMLWGWAGVGLFVLCVGLALAEVTSAYPTSGALYYMADRLGGRRWGWYTGWLNLLGLLGAIAGIDYGAALFTGAFMNLQWGFEPTPEKTMLIFMVILLLHAVLNLFGVRLVSVLNSISVWWHLAGVAIIVGALAIVPDHHQSPSFVFTEFVNETGWSNPVYVAAIGLLLAQYTFSGYDASAHLSEETSNASVSAAKGIVRSIWVSWIAGFVLLAGLTFAIQDYDATRASETGVPPAQILLDGLGTDGASALLLVVIVAQLFCGNAEVAAASRMVFAFSRDKALPGSALWRTVSARTQTPVAAVWLSVAVACVLALPSLYSTTAYGAVTAINVIGITPAYAIPVLLRLRAGDRFQPGPWNLGRWSRPVGWIAVVWVACVTVLFCLPQSSPVTADTMNYASVALAVVLILATVWWFVARRSYGTPTTAAYTDREQAELAEGIV; this is encoded by the coding sequence ATGTCTCCCAGCCCCGAGCCGTCGACGTCCCCGGGCGTGCCGCAGGACGACGAGGAGCGGCGCCTGCGCGAGCTCGGCTACCGGCCGGTCCTCGCCCGCCGCATGGGCGGCTTCGGCAACTTCGCGATCAGCTTCTCGGTGATCTCGATCCTGTCCGGCTGCATGACCCTGTACGGCTTCGGGATGGGCGCCGGCGGTCCCGCCGTGATGCTGTGGGGCTGGGCGGGCGTCGGTCTGTTCGTGCTGTGCGTGGGACTCGCGCTGGCGGAGGTCACCAGCGCGTATCCGACGTCCGGTGCCCTCTACTACATGGCCGACCGGCTCGGCGGGCGCCGCTGGGGCTGGTACACGGGCTGGCTGAATCTGCTCGGCCTGCTCGGCGCCATCGCCGGCATCGACTACGGCGCCGCTCTGTTCACCGGGGCGTTCATGAACCTCCAGTGGGGCTTCGAGCCGACGCCTGAGAAGACGATGCTGATCTTCATGGTGATCCTGCTGCTGCACGCCGTGCTGAACCTGTTCGGCGTGCGGCTGGTCAGCGTGCTCAACTCGATATCCGTCTGGTGGCACCTGGCGGGCGTGGCGATCATCGTGGGCGCGCTCGCGATCGTCCCCGACCACCACCAGTCGCCGTCCTTCGTGTTCACCGAGTTCGTCAACGAGACCGGCTGGTCCAACCCGGTGTACGTGGCCGCCATCGGTCTGCTGCTCGCGCAGTACACGTTCTCCGGCTACGACGCCTCGGCGCACCTGTCGGAGGAGACGTCCAACGCGTCGGTGTCGGCCGCGAAGGGCATCGTGCGTTCCATCTGGGTGTCGTGGATCGCGGGTTTCGTGCTGCTCGCCGGTCTCACCTTCGCCATCCAGGACTACGACGCCACGCGGGCCAGCGAGACCGGGGTGCCCCCCGCGCAGATCCTCCTCGACGGTCTGGGCACGGACGGCGCGAGCGCGCTGCTGCTCGTGGTGATCGTGGCGCAGCTGTTCTGCGGCAACGCGGAGGTGGCAGCGGCCAGCCGGATGGTGTTCGCGTTCAGCCGGGACAAGGCCCTGCCGGGCTCGGCGCTGTGGCGCACGGTCAGCGCCCGCACCCAGACCCCGGTCGCCGCCGTGTGGCTGTCGGTGGCGGTCGCCTGCGTGCTGGCCCTGCCCTCCCTGTACTCGACGACCGCGTACGGCGCGGTGACCGCCATCAACGTCATCGGCATCACACCGGCGTACGCCATTCCCGTGCTGTTGCGTCTGCGCGCGGGCGACCGTTTCCAGCCGGGTCCGTGGAACCTGGGCCGGTGGAGCAGGCCGGTCGGCTGGATCGCGGTGGTGTGGGTGGCCTGTGTGACGGTGCTGTTCTGCCTGCCGCAGTCGTCACCGGTGACGGCGGACACCATGAACTACGCGTCCGTCGCCCTCGCCGTCGTCCTGATCCTGGCCACGGTGTGGTGGTTCGTCGCCCGCCGCTCGTACGGCACACCCACCACGGCCGCCTACACCGACCGGGAACAGGCCGAGCTGGCCGAGGGAATCGTCTGA
- a CDS encoding FGGY family carbohydrate kinase, protein MTGPVLAVDQGTSGTKALVICPERGVIGTGFAAVRPRHLPGGLVEADPAELYGSVVEAGTRALAEAGEPVVALGLANQGETVLAWDPATGRPLTDALVWQDRRAESVCARLSDHADELRQLTGLPLDPYFAAPKMAWIRRHLTAEGVVTTSDAHLVHRLTGAYVTDAATAGRTQLLDLDRVEWSPRALDLYGLSGERLPEVVDAAVPVGTTTAFGPEIPLTALVVDQQAALLAQRITAPGGAKCTYGTGAFLLAHTGDTPTRGTSGLVSCVAWRLGGRTSYCLDGQVYTAASAVRWLTDLGVIGGAADLDSVGGGVPDSGGVTFVPALAGLAAPWWRGDLRGSLTGLGLDTGPGHLVRALCEGLAAQVVSLAEAAAADLGDPLDVLRVDGGLTRSALLMQTQADLLQRPVEVSALPDATALGVGALARLGADPDLTLAEALPHWKPAAVYEPRITADEAAARLAVFTAAVTALLDRRPG, encoded by the coding sequence ATGACCGGTCCGGTACTCGCCGTCGACCAGGGCACGTCCGGCACCAAGGCGCTGGTGATCTGCCCCGAACGCGGCGTCATCGGCACCGGGTTCGCCGCCGTACGGCCCCGCCATCTGCCCGGCGGGCTGGTGGAGGCCGACCCGGCCGAGCTGTACGGCTCGGTGGTCGAGGCGGGGACCCGCGCCCTGGCCGAGGCCGGGGAACCCGTCGTCGCGCTGGGCCTGGCCAACCAGGGCGAGACCGTGCTCGCCTGGGACCCGGCGACCGGCCGCCCGCTCACCGACGCCCTGGTCTGGCAGGACCGCCGGGCCGAGAGCGTGTGCGCCCGACTCTCCGACCACGCCGACGAGTTGCGTCAGCTGACCGGCCTGCCCCTCGACCCGTACTTCGCCGCGCCCAAGATGGCCTGGATTCGACGGCACCTCACGGCGGAGGGAGTCGTCACCACCAGCGACGCCCATCTGGTCCACCGCCTCACCGGCGCCTACGTCACGGACGCCGCCACCGCGGGACGGACCCAGTTGCTGGACCTCGACCGGGTGGAGTGGTCGCCGCGGGCGCTGGACCTCTACGGCCTGTCCGGTGAGCGGCTGCCGGAGGTCGTCGACGCCGCCGTCCCCGTCGGCACCACCACGGCCTTCGGCCCCGAGATCCCGCTCACCGCTCTCGTCGTCGACCAGCAGGCCGCCCTGCTTGCCCAGCGGATCACCGCACCCGGCGGCGCCAAGTGCACCTACGGCACCGGGGCGTTCCTGCTCGCCCACACCGGCGACACCCCCACCCGGGGAACCTCCGGACTGGTCAGCTGTGTGGCCTGGCGGCTCGGCGGACGTACCAGCTACTGCCTCGACGGGCAGGTGTACACGGCCGCCTCCGCCGTCCGCTGGCTCACCGACCTCGGCGTGATCGGCGGCGCCGCCGACCTCGACTCCGTGGGGGGCGGGGTGCCCGACAGCGGGGGCGTCACCTTCGTCCCGGCCCTCGCCGGACTCGCCGCCCCCTGGTGGCGCGGCGACCTGCGCGGCTCGCTCACCGGCCTCGGCCTCGACACCGGCCCAGGGCACCTGGTGCGCGCGCTGTGCGAAGGCCTGGCGGCGCAGGTGGTCTCGCTCGCCGAGGCCGCCGCGGCCGACCTCGGCGACCCCCTCGACGTGCTGCGCGTCGACGGTGGCCTGACCCGCTCGGCCCTGCTCATGCAGACCCAGGCCGACCTCCTGCAACGCCCCGTCGAGGTGTCCGCCCTCCCCGATGCGACCGCGCTCGGCGTGGGCGCCCTGGCCCGGCTCGGCGCGGACCCGGACCTGACACTCGCCGAGGCCCTCCCGCACTGGAAGCCCGCCGCCGTCTACGAACCCCGCATCACCGCCGACGAGGCCGCCGCACGCCTCGCGGTGTTCACCGCCGCCGTGACCGCGCTGCTCGACAGGAGGCCCGGATGA
- a CDS encoding FAD-dependent oxidoreductase — MTVTRRGALPSVTYDVVVVGAGVVGCAIGRALARHPGLRAALVEAGDDVGQGTSKANTAILHTGFDAVPGSLEARLVREGARLLAGYAAECGIPVEPVGALLVAWDEEQLTALPRLAAKAERNEYRDTRLIGPAELYAREPHLGPGALGALHVPGESVVCPWTTTLAYATQAVRHGVDLHLDCRVRRTSRRAGIHVLDTDRGALRARWLVNAAGLHADTLDRHLGHDDFTVTPRRGQLLVFDKFARALVRHILLPVPTALGKGVLVAPTVYGNVLLGPTAEDLDDRRATGTTADGLALLRDQGRRILPGLLDEEVTAVYAGLRAATEHDDYRVSAHPGQAYVTVGGIRSTGLTASLALAGHVTGLLAEAGLDLGPARELDPVRMPNLGEAFPRPYRRPDLIAADPEYGTLVCHCERVSRGEIRDALTGPVPPAGLDGLRRRTRAGAGRCQGFYCGAAVRELFERASR; from the coding sequence ATGACGGTCACCCGGCGCGGGGCGCTGCCTTCGGTGACGTACGACGTGGTGGTGGTCGGGGCCGGGGTCGTCGGGTGTGCGATCGGCCGTGCCCTCGCCCGGCATCCGGGGCTGCGGGCCGCCCTCGTCGAGGCGGGGGACGACGTCGGTCAGGGCACCTCGAAGGCCAACACCGCGATCCTGCACACCGGTTTCGACGCGGTGCCCGGTTCCCTGGAAGCCCGTCTGGTCCGTGAGGGCGCGCGGCTGCTGGCCGGGTACGCCGCCGAGTGCGGCATCCCCGTCGAACCCGTCGGCGCGCTCCTCGTCGCCTGGGACGAGGAACAGCTCACCGCGCTGCCCCGCCTCGCCGCGAAGGCCGAACGCAACGAGTACCGGGACACCCGCCTGATCGGCCCGGCCGAGCTGTACGCCCGCGAACCGCACCTCGGCCCCGGCGCGCTCGGTGCCCTGCACGTGCCCGGCGAGAGCGTCGTCTGCCCCTGGACGACGACCCTCGCGTACGCCACCCAGGCCGTCCGCCACGGCGTCGACCTGCACCTCGACTGCCGGGTGCGGAGGACGAGCCGGCGGGCGGGCATCCACGTCCTCGACACCGACCGGGGCGCCCTGCGCGCCCGGTGGCTGGTCAACGCGGCCGGGCTGCACGCCGACACGCTCGACCGGCACCTCGGCCACGACGACTTCACCGTCACCCCGCGCCGCGGTCAGCTCCTCGTCTTCGACAAGTTCGCCCGCGCCCTCGTCCGCCACATCCTGCTGCCCGTCCCCACGGCCCTCGGCAAGGGCGTCCTGGTCGCCCCCACGGTGTACGGCAACGTCCTGCTCGGTCCCACCGCCGAGGACCTCGACGACAGACGCGCCACCGGCACCACCGCCGACGGTCTCGCCCTTCTCCGGGACCAGGGCCGGCGCATCCTGCCCGGCCTGCTCGACGAGGAGGTCACCGCCGTGTACGCGGGCCTGCGCGCCGCCACCGAGCACGACGACTACCGTGTCTCGGCGCACCCCGGGCAGGCGTACGTCACCGTCGGCGGCATCCGTTCCACCGGCCTGACGGCTTCCCTCGCCCTCGCCGGCCACGTGACGGGGCTGCTCGCCGAAGCGGGCCTGGACCTCGGCCCGGCCCGCGAGCTCGACCCGGTCCGCATGCCCAACCTCGGCGAGGCCTTCCCGCGCCCCTACCGGCGGCCCGACCTGATCGCGGCCGACCCGGAGTACGGCACCCTCGTCTGCCACTGCGAGCGCGTCTCCCGCGGTGAGATCCGTGACGCGCTCACCGGCCCGGTCCCGCCCGCCGGCCTCGACGGCCTGCGCCGCCGCACCCGGGCCGGGGCGGGCCGCTGCCAGGGGTTCTACTGCGGTGCGGCGGTGCGCGAACTGTTCGAGCGGGCGAGCCGATGA